From Delphinus delphis chromosome X, mDelDel1.2, whole genome shotgun sequence, a single genomic window includes:
- the MED12 gene encoding mediator of RNA polymerase II transcription subunit 12 isoform X4: MAAFGILSYEHRPLKRPRLGPPDVYPQDPKQKEDELTALNVKQGFNNQPAVSGDEHGSAKNVNFNPAKISSNFSSIIAEKLRCNTLPDTGRRKPQVNQKDNFWLVTARSQSAINTWFTDLAGTKPLTQLAKKVPIFSKKEEVFGYLAKYTVPVMRAAWLIKMTCAYYAAITETKVKKRHVIDPFMEWTQIITKYLWEQLQKMAEYYRPGPSGSGGCGSTIGPLPHDVEVAIRQWDYNEKLAMFMFQDGMLDRHEFLTWVLECFEKIRPGEDELLKLLLPLLLRYSGEFVQSAYLSRRLAYFCTRRLALQLDGMSSHSSHVMSAQSTSTLPTTPAPQPPTSSTPSTPFSDLLMCPQHRPLVFGLSCILQTILLCCPSALVWHYSLTDSRIKTGSPLDHLPIAPSNLPMPEGNSAFTQQVRAKLREIEQQIKERGQAVEVRWSFDKCQEATAGFTIGRVLHTLEVLDSHSFERSDFSNSLDSLCNRIFGLGPSKDGHEISSDDDAVVSLLCEWAVSCKRSGRHRAMVVAKLLEKRQAEIEAERCGESEAADEKGSIASGSLSAPSAPIFQDVLLQFLDTQAPMLTDPRSESERVEFFNLVLLFCELIRHDVFSHNMYTCTLISRGDLAFGAPGPRPPSPFDDPADDPERKEAEGSSSSKLEDPGLSESMDIDPSSSVLFEDMEKPDFSLFSPTMPCEGKGSPSPEKPDVEKEVKPPPKEKLEGTLGVLYDQPRHVQYATHFPIPQEESCSHECNQRLVVLFGVGKQRDDARHAIKKITKDILKVLNRKGTAETDQLAPIVPLNPGDLTFLGGEDGQKRRRNRPEAFPTAEDIFAKFQHLSHYDQHQVTAQVSRNVLEQITSFALGMSYHLPLVQHVQFIFDLMEYSLSISGLIDFAIQLLNELSVVEAELLLKSSDLVGSYTTSLCLCIVAVLRHYHACLILNQDQMAQVFEGLCGVVKHGMNRSDGSSAERCILAYLYDLYTSCSHLKSKFGELFSDFCSKVKNTIYCNVEPSESNMRWAPEFMIDTLENPAAHTFTYTGLGKSLSENPANRYSFVCNALMHVCVGHHDPDRVNDIAILCAELTGYCKSLSAEWLGVLKALCCSSNNGTCGFNDLLCNVDVSDLSFHDSLATFVAILIARQCLLLEDLIRCAAIPSLLNAACSEQDSEPGARLTCRILLHLFKTPQLNPCQSDGNKPTVGIRSSCDRHLLAASQNRIVDGAVFAVLKAVFVLGDAELKGSGFTVTGGTEELPEEEGGGGSGGRRQGGRNISVETASLDVYAKYVLRSICQQEWVGERCLKSLCEDSNDLQDPVLSSAQAQRLMQLICYPHRLLDNEDGENPQRQRIKRILQNLDQWTMRQSSLELQLMIKQTPNNEMNSLLENIAKATIEVFQQSAETGSSSGNTASNMPSSSKTKPVLSSLERSGVWLVAPLIAKLPTSVQGHVLKAAGEELEKGQHLGSSSRKERDRQKQKSMSLLSQQPFLSLVLTCLKGQDEQREGLLTSLYSQVHQIVNNWRDDQYLDDCKPKQLMHEALKLRLNLVGGMFDTVQRSTQQTTEWAVLLLEIIISGTVDMQSNNELFTTVLDMLSVLINGTLAADMSSISQGSMEENKRAYMNLVKKLRKELGERQSDSLEKVRQLLPLPKQTRDVITCEPQGSLIDTKGNKIAGFDSIFKKEGLQVSTKQKISPWDLFEGLKPSAPLSWGWFGTVRVDRRVARGEEQQRLLLYHTHLRPRPRAYYLEPLPLPPEDEEPPAPALLEPEKKAPEPPKTDKPGAAPPSTEERKKKSTKGKKRSQPAAKTEDYGMGPGRSGPYGVTVPPDLLHHTNPGSISHLSYRQGSIGLYTQNQPLPAGGPRVDPYRPVRLPMQKLPTRPPYPGVLPTTMTGVMGLEPSSYKTSVYRQQQPAVPQGQRLRQQLQAKIQSQGMLGQSSVHQMTPSSSYGLQTSQGYTPYVSHVGLQQHTGPADPTRHLQQRPSGYVHQQAPTYGHGLTSTQRFSHQTLQQTPMIGTMTPLGAQGVQAGVRSASILPEQQQQQQQQQQQQQQQQQQQQQQQQQQQYHIRQQQQQQILRQQQQQQQQQQQQQQQQQQQQQQQQQQQQQQQAHQQQQQQAAPPQPQPQSQPQFQRQGLQQTQQQQQTAALVRQLQQQLSNTQPQPSTNIFGRY; the protein is encoded by the exons AATGGACTCAGATCATCACCAAGTACTTATGGGAGCAGCTGCAAAAGATGGCTGAATACTACCGGCCAGGGCCTTCCGGAAGTGGGGGCTGTGGTTCTACTATAGGGCCCTTGCCCCATGATGTAGAGGTGGCAATCCGGCAGTGGGACTACAATGAGAAGCTAGCCATGTTCATGTTTCAG GACGGAATGCTGGACAGACATGAGTTCCTGACCTGGGTACTTGAGTGTTTTGAGAAAATCCGCCCTGGAGAGGATGAATTGCTTAAActgctgctgcccctgctgcTTCGA TACTCTGGGGAATTCGTTCAGTCTGCATACCTCTCCCGCCGCCTTGCCTACTTCTGTACGCGGAGACTGGCCCTGCAGCTGGATGGCATGAGCAGTCACTCATCTCATGTGATGTCTGCTCAGTCAACAAGCACACTGCCCACGACCCCTGCTCCTCAGCCCCCAACTAGCAGCACACCCTCTACACCCTTTAGTGACCTGCTTATGTGCCCTCAGCACCGGCCCCTAGTTTTTGGCCTCAGCTGTATCCTTCAG ACCATCCTCCTGTGTTGTCCTAGTGCCCTGGTTTGGCACTACTCACTGACTGATAGCCGAATCAAGACTGGCTCACCACTTGACCACCTGCCTATTGCCCCCTCCAACCTGCCCATGCCAGAGGGCAACAGTGCCTTCACTCAGCAG GTCCGTGCAAAGTTGCGGGAGATTGAGCAGCAGATCAAGGAGCGAGGACAGGCCGTTGAGGTTCGCTGGTCTTTTGATAAGTGCCAAGAAGCTACTGCAG GCTTCACCATTGGACGGGTGCTCCATACTTTGGAAGTGCTGGACAGCCATAGTTTTGAGCGCTCTGACTTCAGCAACTCTCTTGATTCCCTCTGTAATCGAATCTTTGGATTGGGGCCTAGCAAGGATGGGCACGAG ATCTCCTCAGATGATGATGCTGTGGTATCATTACTGTGTGAATGGGCTGTCAGCTGCAAGCGCTCTGGTCGTCATCGTGCGATGGTGGTAGCCAAGCTGCTGGAGAAGAGACAGGCAGAGATTGAGGCTGAG CGTTGTGGAGAATCGGAAGCCGCAGATGAGAAGGGTTCCATAGCCTCTGGCTCCCTTTCTGCTCCTAGTGCTCCCATTTTCCAGGATGTCCTCCTGCAGTTTCTGGATACACAGGCTCCCATGCTGA CGGACCCCCGAAGTGAGAGTGAGCGAGTGGAGTTCTTTAACTTGGTACTGCTTTTCTGTGAACTGATTCGACATGATGTTTTCTCCCACAACATGTACACTTGCACCCTCATCTCCCGAGGGGACCTTGCCTTCGGAGCCCCTGGTCCCCGGCCTCCCTCTCCCTTTGATGACCCTGCCGATGACCCTGAGCGCAAAGAGGCtgagggcagcagcagcagcaagctGGAG GATCCAGGCCTCTCGGAGTCTATGGACATCGACCCTAGCTCCAGTGTGCTCTTTGAGGACATGGAGAAGCCTGATTTCTCA TTGTTCTCCCCCACTATGCCCTGTGAGGGGAAGGGCAGTCCATCCCCTGAGAAACCAGATGTTGAGAAGGAGGTGAAGCCCCCACCCAAGGAGAAGCTAGAAGGGACCCTTGGGGTTCTTTATGACCAGCCGCGGCATGTGCAGTATGCCACGCACTTTCCCATCCCCCAG GAGGAGTCATGCAGCCATGAGTGCAACCAGCGGTTGGTCGTACTGTTTGGGGTGGGAAAGCAGCGAGATGATGCCCGCCATGCCATCAAGAAAATTACCAAGGATATCCTGAAGGTTCTGAACCGCAAAGGGACAGCAGAAACTG ACCAGCTTGCTCCTATTGTGCCTCTGAATCCTGGAGACCTGACATTCTTAG GTGGGGAGGATGGGCAGAAGCGGCGGCGCAACCggcctgaagccttccccacTGCCGAGGATATCTTTGCTAAGTTCCAGCACCTTTCACATTATGACCAACACCAGGTCACAGCTCAG GTCTCCCGGAATGTTCTGGAGCAGATCACGAGCTTTGCCCTTGGCATGTCGTACCACTTGCCTCTGGTGCAGCATGTGCAGTTCATCTTCGACCTCATGGAATATTCACTCAGCATCAGTGGCCTCATCGACTTTGCCATTCAG CTACTGAATGAACTGAGTGTAGTTGAGGCCGAGTTGCTTCTCAAATCCTCGGATCTGGTGGGCAGCTACACCACCAGCCTGTGCCTGTGCATCGTGGCTGTCCTGCGGCACTATCACGCCTGCCTCATCCTcaaccaggaccagatggcacaGGTCTTTGAGGG GCTGTGTGGCGTAGTCAAGCATGGGATGAACCGGTCCGATGGCTCCTCCGCAGAACGCTGTATCCTTGCTTATCTCTATGATCTGTACACCTCCTGTAGCCATTTAAAGAGCAAATTTGGGGAGCTCTTCAG cGACTTCTGCTCCAAGGTGAAGAACACCATCTACTGCAACGTGGAGCCGTCAGAATCCAACATGCGCTGGGCACCTGAGTTCATGATTGACACTCTGGAGAACCCTGCCGCTCACACCTTCACCTACACAGGGCTAGGCAAGAGTCTTAGTGAGAACCCTGCTAACCGCTACAGCTTTGTCTGCAATGCCCTTATGCACGTCTGTGTGGGGCACCATGATCCCGATAG GGTGAATGACATCGCAATCCTGTGTGCAGAGCTGACCGGCTATTGCAAGTCACTGAGTGCAGAGTGGCTGGGAGTGCTTAAGGCCTTGTGCTGCTCCTCTAACAATGGCACTTGTGGTTTCAACGACCTCCTCTGCAATGTAGAT GTCAGTGACCTGTCTTTTCACGACTCCCTGGCCACTTTTGTTGCCATCCTCATCGCTCGGCAGTGTTTGCTCCTGGAGGATCTGATTCGCTGTGCAGCCATCCCTTCGCTTCTTAATGCTG CTTGCAGTGAACAGGACTCTGAGCCGGGGGCCCGGCTTACCTGCCGCATCCTCCTCCACCTTTTCAAGACACCTCAACTCAATCCTTGCCAGTCGGACGGAA ACAAGCCTACGGTAGGAATCCGCTCCTCCTGTGACCGCCACCTGCTGGCTGCCTCCCAGAACCGCATTGTGGATGGAGCTGTGTTTGCTGTTCTCAAGGCTGTGTTTGTACTTG GGGATGCGGAACTGAAGGGTTCAGGCTTCACTGTGACAGGAGGAACAGAAGAACttccagaggaggagggaggaggtggcagtGGCGGTCGGAGGCAGGGTGGCCGCAACATCTCTGTGGAGACAGCCAGTCTGGATGTCTATGCCAAGTACGTGCTACGCAGCATCTGCCAGCAG GAATGGGTAGGAGAACGTTGCCTTAAATCGCTGTGTGAGGACAGCAATGACTTGCAAGACCCAGTGTTGAGTAGCGCCCAGGCCCAGCGCCTCATGCAGCTCATCTGCTACCCACATCGGCTGCTGGACAATGAGGATGGGGAAAACCCCCAGCGGCAACGCATTAAGCGTATTCTCCAG AACTTGGACCAGTGGACCATGCGCCAGTCTTCCTTGGAGCTGCAGCTCATGATCAAGCAGACCCCTAACAAT GAGATGAACTCCCTCTTAGAGAACATCGCCAAGGCCACAATCGAGGTTTTCCAACAGTCTGCAGAGACAGGGTCGTCTTCTGGAAACACTGCAAGCAACATGCCCAGCAGCAGCAAGACCAAGCCCGTGCTCAG CTCCCTAGAGCGCTCTGGTGTATGGCTGGTGGCTCCTCTCATTGCCAAACTGCCCACCTCAGTCCAGGGGCATGTGTTAAAGGCTGCTGGGGAAGAATTGGAGAAGGGCCAGCACCTGGGTTCCTCTTCGCGCAAAGAACGCGATCGACAAAAGCAAAAGAG CATGTCCCTGTTGAGCCAGCAGCCCTTCTTATCCCTGGTGCTGACGTGTCTGAAGGGTCAGGACGAGCAGCGCGAGGGACTCCTTACCTCCCTCTACAGCCAGGTCCACCAG ATTGTGAATAATTGGAGAGATGACCAGTACTTAGACGATTGCAAGCCAAAGCAGCTAATGCATGAGGCGCTCAAACTGCGGCTCAACCTG GTGGGGGGCATGTTTGACACGGTGCAGCGCAGCACCCAGCAGACCACGGAGTGGGCTGTGCTCCTCCTGGAGATCATCATCAGCGGCACTGTCGACATGCAGTCCAACAA TGAGCTCTTCACCACCGTCTTGGACATGCTGAGCGTGCTCATCAATGGGACCCTAGCTGCGGACATGTCCAGCATCTCCCAGGGCAGCATGGAGGAAAACAAACGTGCCTACATGAACCTGGTGAAGAAGCTGCGG AAGGAGTTGGGGGAGCGCCAGTCAGACAGTCTGGAAAAAGTTCGCCAGCTGCTGCCGCTGCCCAAGCAGACCCGAGATGTCATCACATGTGAGCCGCAGGGCTCCCTTATCGACACCAAAGGCAACAAGATCGCCGGCTTCGACTCCATCTTCAAGAAGGAG GGTCTACAGGTTTCCACCAAACAAAAGATCTCCCCCTGGGATCTTTTTGAAGGCTTGAAGCCATCAGCACCACTGTCTTGGGGCTGGTTTGGAACAGTCCGGGTGGACCGGCGCGTGGCCCGCGGAGAGGAGCAGCAGCGGCTGCTGCTGTACCACACGCACCTGAGGCCCCGGCCCCGCGCCTATTACCTGGAGCCACTGCCGCTGCCGCCGGAAGATgaggagcccccagcccccgccctgcTGGAGCCTGAGAAAAAGGCTCCAGAGCCCCCCAAAACTGACAAACCTGGGGCCGCTCCCCCCAGCACTGAGGAACGCAAGAAGAAGTCCACCAAGGGCAAGAAACGCAGCCAGCCGGCCGCCAAGACAGAG GACTATGGAATGGGCCCAGGCCGGAGTGGCCCCTATGGAGTGACAGTGCCTCCGGACCTCCTGCACCACACCAACCCTGGCTCCATATCCCACCTTAGCTACAGGCAGGGCTCCATAGGCCTCTACACCCAGAACCAGCCACTGCCGGCAG GTGGCCCCCGTGTGGACCCGTACCGCCCTGTGCGGTTACCGATGCAGAAGCTGCCGACCCGACCACCTTACCCTGGAGTGCTGCCCACCACCATGACTGGCGTCATGGGACTGGAACCCTCCTCCTACAAGACGTCTGTGTACCGACAGCAGCAGCCTGCGGTGCCCCAGGGACAGCGCCTTCGCCAACAGCTCCAGGCAAAGATA CAGAGTCAGGGGATGTTGGGACAGTCATCTGTCCATCAGATGACTCCCAGCTCTTCCTACGGTTTGCAGACCTCCCAG ggCTATACTCCTTACGTTTCTCATGTGGGATTGCAGCAACACACAGGCCCCGCAG ATCCTACCCGCCATCTGCAGCAGCGGCCCAGTGGCTATGTGCACCAGCAGGCCCCAACCTACGGACACGGGCTGACCTCTACTCAAAG GTTTTCCCACCAGACACTGCAGCAGACACCCATGATAGGCACTATGACCCCACTGGGTGCCCAGGGTGTCCAGGCTGGCGTCCGGTCGGCTTCCATCCTGcctgagcagcagcagcagcagcagcagcaacagcagcagcagcagcagcagcaacagcagcagcagcagcagcagcagcagcaacagtacCACAtccggcagcagcagcagcagcagatccTGCGG cagcagcagcagcagcagcagcaacagcagcagcagcagcagcagcagcagcagcagcaacagcagcagcagcagcagcagcagcagcagcaggcacaccagcagcagcagcagcaggcagctcctccccagccccagccccagtcccAGCCCCAG TTCCAGCGCCAGGGGCTTCAGCAGACCCAGCAACAACAGCAGACAGCAGCTTTGGTCCGGCAGCTCCAACAACAGCTCTCCA ATACCCAGCCACAGCCCAGTACCAACATATTTGGACGCTACTGA